Genomic window ([Chlorobium] sp. 445):
CTCTTAGAGTTTGATTTTCCAATAGACTTCTTTGCGAAGTTGATTTAGCCATTCTTCGTAAAGTTCAGCTTGACGCTTTTGCAGTGCGAAGTTTTTGATGCGTGTATAATCGCTTGTGAGATTCATCTTGTGTGGCTCCGACTTGAACTTCAGCAGCACAATGTGATAGGCATAGTCGTCAGTTCCAACGATGTTAATGCGTCGTGGCTCGGAGATTTCGCCGGGTTTAAGTGTCTCGACAACTTCTCTAAATGAGGCATCAATGGCTTCCAACGGAATGCGATTGCTACCAGTTTGCGGCGAAATGATATCGCCACCTTGCGATGCAGTGCGTTCGTCTTCAGAATGTAGTCGTGCTGCTAAGCCGAAACTTAGCTCGCCCGAGAGAATCTGTGAGCGGATCTCATTCAAGCGCTCGATAGCGGCTTTATCATCGCGCTTGGATTGGTCGAAGCGCAAAAGAATATGCCGTGTGTGAATGGATTCGCCTCGTCGGTCAAGCAACTGAATGATGTGAAAGCCAAATTCCGTTTCCACAATTTTCGAGATTTGCCCTTCACGCAGCGCAAATGCCACTTCCTCAAAGCGTTTGACAAACTCGCCACGCTTGACATACCCTAAATCGCCGCCACTTCTTGCAGAGCCGGGGTCTTCAGAGTATTTCTTTGCCAGTTCAGCGAAGTCTGCGCCTGCGCGTAGCTCGGCTTCAATTTGCTTCATCTTTTCAAGTGCAGACAGACGCGCCAAGCTATCTGCTTTTGGGCGAATGAGAATGTGCGCAAGTTCTACTTCTGCAGGAACGTTCGGCAAAGAATCTTTGTAAGCTTCATAGAATTTGAGCACATCATCATTCGAGATTGTTACGCTCGCAAATTTCTTTCGTTGCAATTCAGCCACCATCTGTTGCGCCTTCAATTCTTCACGCAAATCAGCGCGCAATTGTGAAATTGACTTGCCGAAATACTTCACGACTTCTTCTTCTGAACCCAGACGCTGACGAATGTAGGACATACGCTCTGTAACCAGCGCATCCAGTTGGCTCGTATTGACTTGAATACTGTCGAGTTTGGCTTTGGCAACCAAAATTTTTTGATCGATCGTCAATTGCAGCATTTTGGTCCAAAGACCGGGGGTGCGCGGGTCTATCTGATTTTGATAGGCATACAGCGCAACTTGTGAATCAATATCTGATTTCAAGATCACTTCATCACCGACAACCGCTACAACACCATCGAGCAACTGTGCCTTGAGAGTGCTGTGCAGCAGGAGCACAAGCAAGAGCCCACTGCTGAACCCTGATAGCCAAAGGTTCAGACGTCGTCCATGCCGAGATTTCGAGAAGTTCCACATATCGCAATCACATAGTTATTTTACTGACTCAAGCGCTTTTTTCGAAGAGCCTACAAGATAACGAAAAAACGATTTTTGCTTTTGCTGCCGCAAAATTTCTTCAATGCCAGCATAGGCTTGTTCAAAAGTCATGGTTGCACCTTTATCGAGCTTTTCATCCAAGCGCATCACGACGAAAAGTGAATCTCCAACTTTGATGATGGGCGTTATATCTTTCGGGCGCATTCGCTCTAAGAATTGAGATAGCGTGTAAGACTCTAACTGCAAGGCTTGCAGCGGACGTGCTTCTTTTGAGAGTTGAAACGCCATGCTGTTGGTTTGAGCCAGCGCCGGTGAAAGCGATTGAGCAAGCAACAACAGCTCGTCGTCCGATGCACCCGCTACCAGTTTTTGACGAATTGCAAGAATTGCATCTTGCGATGAGGCATAAAGACGCAGCAATCGGTAGTGTGGTTCGCGAAACTGAAACAGCCCAGCGTTGACAGTGTAAAACGCTTGTGCTTCCGATGAATCTACACGCAATTTACCTGCCTGAATTTCTTCTTGGAGTTTGCGCTCAAAGTACCGCGTCGCTATAATTTTGCGGCGCGATTTATCAATGAGCAGTTGTGTGAGCGTGTCCCTGTCCATGCCTTCCTGCACAGCTTTTTCGTAGAGCGCAGTGGTTGCTAGCCAATCTTCAAGATACATCATCGCTTGCGTAACACTGTCTTCGAGGTTTTGGTACGAGAGCGATCGTCGAAGTTCCTCTCGCGTTAGCACACTTTTGCCGAGTCTTGCTACAGGGGGCTCATTTGGCGCGTTAGAGCAGCCACTTAGGAGTGCTGCAGCGATCACTATCGCTACTGTGAAGCCAAGAGGCGTGAAACCTGAAAGTGTTCCCAAAGTCGCATGAAAAATTATTTGGTCATTGCTGTTTGGGCTGCCTGATTTGATTGAAAGGCAGATTTAAGTACTTCTTCAAAAATTTGAATCCTGCTCTTTGCACGCAGCCCTTTTATCCACTCTTCCTCGAGTTGACGGTTTTTCTCATCCTGATAGCGCGAATAAATTTCCGTCAGAGATTCCTCAAACGTCTTATTGCGCGCTGGCTCTCGCTTGTCGAGACGAATTAGATAGTAACGATCTTCATAGGTAATTGGTGCGCTGATGCTGCCAATTTCATTTTCGAAGACAATGTCAGCAAGCAAACTCTCTCCGCGTTGAAAGAGCCCCACAAATGCACCTGTTTCTGGGTCATATTTTTCGCTGTAGCGCTTTGCAAGTTCATCAAATGATCGTGGTTTTGTATCAACTTTGAGTGCTGCCAGTTGCTTGAGCAGAGAGTCTTTCTTGCTTGCGTAGTCTTTTGTGTTGCGTTTGAGTGCTGCAAGCTGCTTACGCAGAGCAAGTTTTGCGCGCCTGACGCTGTCAGCAGAAACCACATCAAGGGTACGGCGCTGCTCGACAAGTTCTTCACGCAAGTTGTCAATCAGCGCTTTATCGGAGACGACAATCTGCGAAATCCCAACACGATCGCTAAACTTGAGCTCGTCTTTATGGGCTTCAAAATAAGCACGTGCCATAGAATCTGTTACAGCAGATTTACTCCACACCGTGCGTTCAGAGACCGTGAAGAGCAGAATGCCATCCTTGTAGTTGCGCATGAGCTTGGCAAATTCAGGGTAACGCGTCTCTAGCTGTGCAGTTTCGTAGTCAATAAGTTCACGCTGCGCATAGCTGTCACGGTAAGCGATCAGATCTTTCTCGGTCAGTTTGCGACCGCTTGCGAAGTTTCGCAAATAACCAAGTAGACTATCGAGTGTGTAGCGCTTTTGAGCAAAAGTAAAGCAGAGCGAGTCTTTGAGCGCACCGAGTGATGTTGTCTCAAACTTGGCATAACCTTCCGCTGTTGTATCGATTTTGGCGTAGAGCAAAGCAACTGCAGTTGGGTTCTCTCGGTAGTTGTAGAGTTTTTTTAGTCGCGCCGTGAGTTTGCTTGTCTCTGCATTGATTTTCTCTGGATTGCGCCGCAGCATTGCCTTCAATTCCTCACGCTCTTCGTCGAGTGTAGCAGTCTTTTTGCGGTCAAGCAATTTAATGATGTGGTAGCCGAAGGATGTACGCACGATGGGCGACAAATCGCCTATGTTTTTGAGTGCAAAAGCAGCTTCTTCGAATGGCTTGACAGTTCTGCCCAGTGAAAAGAACCCCAAATCACCACCATGCTCTGCCGAGCCGGGGTCATCGGAATACAAACGTGCCAGTTCAGCAAAATCTCGTCCCTGCTTGAGCGAGTCGTAGATGGCTTGAATCTTCTCGTATGCCTTGAGTGTATCTTCTGGCAAGTTAGAATTTAACTGCACGAGAATGTGTGCAGCTCGAATGTCCGGTGTGCGTGGTCGCTTATCCCACACTTTGACAATATGGTAGCCAAAGCGTGTGCGAAAGGGACCATTCAGGCTACCGACCGGCGTTGCATAAACTGCATCTTCAAATTGATGCACCATCACGCCGCCTGTGAAATAGCCAAGCGTCCGCCATTTTGTACCACACTGGGGTCTTCAGAGTATTGACGCGCAACGCTATCGAAGGGTGCGCCGCGCTGCAAGGCTGAAAGTGCTTCTTGAATCTTTTTGTAGGCTTTCTCTGTATCGGCTGGGGCAGCATCTTGTGCGACGAAAACTAAAATGTGCGAGGCATCAATTTCGTACTGACGCTTCTCGTAGAGGTCTTTGATGGCATTTTCGTAAAGTTCTTTTTCAACAAGGTAGGGCTGTGCAAGCTGATTGCGATACTGACGCAGTTCGCTGAGCACTTCGGCGTCGTTATCGAATCCTTTATCTATTGCGTCTTTAACTTTGAGCTTGAAGTCGATGTAACGCTCTAGAAACTCGCGGTAAGCCGAAAGGGAATCTTGGCGAGCTTCTTCTGCTGAGCGGCGCGTTTCAAGGTAGCGTTCTTCAAATTCAGCCAGGGTGATAAGGCTTTGCCAATTGCCCTGCTCAATACGCGCCACGACCGCCTCACGGTCTGTGTTGCTACGATTTGCAGTATTGCTTGCACTGCATGCTGCAAGACACAGCAGCACACCAATGATCAGAAACGTGAAAAGAGCAGTGTTGTCAGAACGAAATTGCAAATTCGTCATAGCGTTTTGTGAATGCATGCGCCGTGTGTTGCCTTTGTTCTAAACGGCGCGTAGAAAAAAGGCGGCGCAAGTGTAGCAAAAAATCCGCGCTTTTGCAACAATCACTTTCCATCATCAACTTTGCACCTTAAGCATAGATGACATTCTGATGGATATATCGGCGCACAAGAACTTTCTAAAAAGTGTTAGATTGCGTTCTGTAAAACTTTCTTTTGTTTTCAAATGCTTAACATTCAATCTCAGATTGAAGCACATCGTTCAGTCGATGCAGATACGACATATCGCTACGATATTTCTATCGTCATTCCACTCTTCAATGAAGCAGAGTCGCTGCCTGAACTTGCTGCGCAAATCACGGATGCCATCTCCAAAAATGAACTCGGGGCACTCTTTGGGCATCGTCCGTCATTTGAAATTCTCTTTATCAACGATGGCTCAAACGATGGCTCAGACAAAGTTATCAAGCGTCTTATCGCAGGGCATCCTGAAATCAAACTTATTTCGTTTCGGCGCAACTATGGCAAATCAGCAGGGTTAGATGCGGGCTTCAAAGCTGCACAGGGCAAGTATGTCATCACAATGGATGCTGACTTGCAAGATAATCCTTATGAAATTGAGCCCCTAATTCGCAAACTCGAAGAAGGCTATGACCTTGTCAGCGGCTGGAAGAAAAAACGCTATGATCCAATCACAAAGACTGTGCCTTCAAAACTCTTCAATGCTGTTACGCGCATACTCTCAGGCGTGCCTTTGCATGACTTCAACTGCGGGTTGAAAGCCTATCGCCATGAAGTGGTCAAATCCTTGCAAATCTATGGCGAAATGCATCGCTACATTCCTGTGCTTGCCAAGTGGAATGGCTTTCGCGTAGGCGAACTTGTGGTGCAACATCGCGCACGCAAGTATGGTCATTCAAAATTTGGAATCAGCCGCTTCTTCAACGGCTTTTTGGATTTGCTTACCGTGCTCTTCATCACCAAGTACATGAAACGCCCGATGCACTTTTTCGGCATGCTGGGTATTGTAGCGTTCTTCATCGGCTTTGCAATTAGCTTCTATCTTGCCTTCGAGAAAATCATGTTTGATGCTTCCATGAGCAATCGCCCACTGCTGCTGTTAGGTGTGATGCTTATTATTTTAGGCGTCCAACTCTTTGGCATCGGTCTACTTGGAGAGATGATCACCAAAACCTACCTGCAAGCTGAACCTTATCTTATCAAAGAAAAAGTCAATGTGGACTAAGCGCTTGCGAGTGCTACTATGCGCGGCGTTGCTCACTTGTGGTTGTGTTGCGCCGCTCACAGAGAGTGTCTCGCCTGAGGTGGAGAATTTCACCGAGACCGATGCTGTGGGGAACATTCTGCGCATTGACCCTGACGACTGGCGCATTCAAGAACGGTTCCGAAACGAAGTGCGTGTCAGACCGGCTTTTCCCAATCCGACGCCTAACGGCATTGTTTCGCTCATTGTGGAATACAACACGACCGTGCCACTGGGTCGTGTCGATGTGCTTGCCACCAACACAGCTGGCAACCCTGTTTTTATTGCGCGTTGGAGTGTTAATTCCTCTTTTGGTACAGAGTTTTATCGGCTCAATCTTGCACCGATTGCTGCAAGTGGAAACCTTAGCGACTTGCGTGGTCGGCTCTTTCGCCTTCGCTTGCTTGATCCATTTGGTAACTTGATTACCTACGGCGATATCAAATTTGCTGAGTGAGCTTAGATCATGAGCTCAGCAATGTATGCAGGCACAGGCGCATTCAAGTGCCGACGAAAATTATGCTCACAGAGTTCTATGATTTTCTTTGCAGCTGCAGGTCGACGCAAGTCAAGATAGGTTTTGATTAAAATCGTGTAGGCAGGTTCATAGAGCTCATCGGCTTGCAGCATTTTCTGAGCCAGTTCAATCACATCATGCAGTCGTGCTTCAGCTTGGGCTTGGTCGACTAAAAATTGCAAGGCGCTCAGATAAAAGTCTTTGAGCATCTGTCGCTTGTAGCTCGACCAGTTATGCGCTATATCGTTTTTGAGAAATTCATCATGGTAGAGTTCAGTAGCGGCAAGATACTTCTGTGCCGAGCGCGTGCGTTGTGCTTCGCGAATCAGTGCTTCAAAGGCTTCAACATCGTAGTAGTAATCCACATTGAGTTCGCCCAAGTTTAGTTCATATCCTGATTTGTGTGTCAGCACGTATCTCGAATCGCGTCCGTTTTTCAAATTCGGCTCTAGCATACGGCGAATTGCAGACACTGCGGTGAAAATCATCACTTCGGCACTGCGCGTTGAGATTCCCTCGCATACTTGCTCAATCAAGTTATCCAGCGACACAATTCGCTTGTGATGAATGAGCAGCAACTTGAACACGGCAGCGGTTTTGAAGTTGTGCCAATCGTTTTCAGTTACTATGCTCTGTCCTACAGTGACGACTAAACTACCAAATGCTTGCACTTTGATCTTGATACGGTTCGCTGCAGGTTCAGCTGGTTCAGAAATCCGCACCGATGTTGCTTGTGCTGCTTTTTTCTGTTCAAGTCTTCGTTCTGCATTTTCCAACACTGGCAAAAGGGTCTCAAGCGAGAGTGGTTTAGGCACAAAGTCGGAGATGCCGCTGCGCAAGGCTTCAATAACGAGTGCCATATCACCTTCACCCGTGATAAAAATTATCTCAGCGTCAGGTCGAATGTGACGCAAAGCTTTTAGCACGGAAAAACCGCCCAGGTCGGGCAAATGAATATCAAGCAGTGTGATGTCAGGCTGCACACGGTTGAAAAGGGAAATGGCTTCCGCACCGCACTGGGCAAGATAAACACGGTATCCCACAAGAGATAAACTCGTTGCTGCTGCTTCACGCACAAAGTCGCTATCATCAACAAGTAAAATTGTCGGTTTCGTCTGCATCTGTAGCCTTCTTTACTTATTCTGAAAAATATGGAAACTTGATAGAGATTGTGGTACGAAACCGGGAAGTATTCAGCGAAAAAGAAATTGCCGCTCCTAAGTGCTGAGCAAGTGAACGCATCAGCTCTGCATAGGTTTTGTCTATTGGCGCAGGTGGTATTGCATGGCGACTGCGACTTTTCGTACACTCGCAGCGCAGTTCAATTGTCTTTTTGCGCTGCAGTGTTTTGAAGAGAATTTCGGGTTGTACTCTGTCCGCATCATCAGCGTTAGCATTTTTTTCCACACCATTGAGTGCACTGAAAATCATTGTAAAAATCAGAAGATTGAGCTGTGAGACTTTCACCTGCAAAATGGGATTTGGGGCGTTCAGCATGGTTTTCACAATGCACTGTTTCGCACTCAGTCTTGAGTGTAGCAGTTGCAGGGTGTGTTTAATTGTTTCATTGAGATTGAGAGTTTGCGGCACTACATTGTTTTGTATAAGGCTGCGCAGGTATTCTAAAATTTCGTGGTGGCGTTTTGCGCCATTTCGAATCTGCTCTGCAATTCTCCTAAGGTCATTGAGAAGAGAGTCGGGTTTGTGTTCAGCTAGCAGGGTCAACGCTTCAGCCGCAAAGTTCATCATGGTCAGCGGCTGATTGAGCTCGTGAATTGCGCCGTTTATTGCTTCCGACAGAAGCGTCAGTTTCACATCTTGCTGCATGCTAAATGTGCGGCTAGTTGTCGGCCTGTCGACAAAGTATAAAAATACATAAGAAGTTTTCGTAATTTTTTTGAAGTATTCAACCATAATATCCATACGCTTGATGTCACACTCAATTGTTAGTACGCTTGCTTCTCACTCAACTGCGCAGCAAGAGTTGCGTTTGAGCATTTCTGGCATGCGCTGTGAGGGTTGTGTGGAGCATATCCGACAGGCACTAAGAAGTTTGGAAGGAGTTGTGGATGTTACCGTCTCGCTCTCGCCGCCAGTTGCTATGGTGAAAACACAGCGTCCTTTGCCGCTCACAGAAATCAATCAAGCGCTGGCGAAGGTTGGCAGTTACCACGCCTCTGAGTGCGCTGCTGACGAGCTTGCTGTTCCTATGTTTCATCTTGCGCTGCCCACGCTGAATGTGCCAGCGGCACCTCGTGCGAGTGCTCCTGAATTTTGGCAGGATAACATCACATGGAAGCGTGCCTCGCTCAACACACTGAATTGCCTCATCGGCTGCTCGATTGGTGATTTCGGATTTATTATCTACGCACAAGCTACAGCACTGGCC
Coding sequences:
- a CDS encoding glycosyltransferase yields the protein MLNIQSQIEAHRSVDADTTYRYDISIVIPLFNEAESLPELAAQITDAISKNELGALFGHRPSFEILFINDGSNDGSDKVIKRLIAGHPEIKLISFRRNYGKSAGLDAGFKAAQGKYVITMDADLQDNPYEIEPLIRKLEEGYDLVSGWKKKRYDPITKTVPSKLFNAVTRILSGVPLHDFNCGLKAYRHEVVKSLQIYGEMHRYIPVLAKWNGFRVGELVVQHRARKYGHSKFGISRFFNGFLDLLTVLFITKYMKRPMHFFGMLGIVAFFIGFAISFYLAFEKIMFDASMSNRPLLLLGVMLIILGVQLFGIGLLGEMITKTYLQAEPYLIKEKVNVD
- a CDS encoding parvulin peptidyl-prolyl isomerase is translated as MWNFSKSRHGRRLNLWLSGFSSGLLLVLLLHSTLKAQLLDGVVAVVGDEVILKSDIDSQVALYAYQNQIDPRTPGLWTKMLQLTIDQKILVAKAKLDSIQVNTSQLDALVTERMSYIRQRLGSEEEVVKYFGKSISQLRADLREELKAQQMVAELQRKKFASVTISNDDVLKFYEAYKDSLPNVPAEVELAHILIRPKADSLARLSALEKMKQIEAELRAGADFAELAKKYSEDPGSARSGGDLGYVKRGEFVKRFEEVAFALREGQISKIVETEFGFHIIQLLDRRGESIHTRHILLRFDQSKRDDKAAIERLNEIRSQILSGELSFGLAARLHSEDERTASQGGDIISPQTGSNRIPLEAIDASFREVVETLKPGEISEPRRINIVGTDDYAYHIVLLKFKSEPHKMNLTSDYTRIKNFALQKRQAELYEEWLNQLRKEVYWKIKL